One part of the Vicia villosa cultivar HV-30 ecotype Madison, WI linkage group LG6, Vvil1.0, whole genome shotgun sequence genome encodes these proteins:
- the LOC131613701 gene encoding uncharacterized protein LOC131613701 codes for MSGISRASRKVFGGKVVVFGGDFRQILPVIPRGTRSDIIHATINASYIWDHSNDIRSFSEWILKIGDGTMCEPNDGYADICIPDEFLISNFSDPIKAIVEDTYPDLIHNYLDSNYLQSRAILASTIEVVDDINQYITNLLPREEKEYFSSDSIDKSDATSFDAYEHVTPEFLNALKTSGLPNHSIKLKVGATIMLMRNLDQSEGLCNGTRLTVTRLANHVIEAKIISGKNIGNLFYIPRMSLSPSQSPWPFKLVRRQFPIIVSFAMTINKSQGQSLDNVGLYLPKEVFSHGQLYVAISRVKSKKGLRILIHDKDKQPMSSTTNVVFKEVFHNI; via the exons aTGAGTGGAATCTCACGTGCATCTAGGAAAGTTTTTGGTGGTAAGGTTGTTGTGTTTGGCGGTGACTTCAGACAAATTCTCCCAGTTATACCAAGAGGAACTAGATCAGATATTATCCATGCAACAATAAATGCTTCTTATATTTGGGATCATT CTAATGACATAAGGAGCTTTTCTGAGTGGATTTTAAAAATTGGAGATGGGACCATGTGTGagccaaatgatggttatgctgaTATTTGTATTCCAGATGAGTTCTTAATTTCTAACTTTTCTGATCCCATCAAGGCAATTGTTGAAGATACATACCCTGATCTCATTCATAATTATCTTGATTCCAATTATCTTCAAAGTCGGGCGATCTTAGCTTCAACAATTGAAGTTGTTGATGATATCAACCAATATATCACAAATCTTCTTCCAA gagaagagaaagaatactTTAGTAGTGATTCTATTGATAAATCTGATGCAACTAGCTTTGATGCATATGAGCATGTGACACCTGAGTTCCTAAATGCTCTCAAAACTTCGGGATTGCCTAATCATTCAATCAAGTTGAAAGTTGGTGCCACTATTATGTTAATGCGCAATCTAGATCAGTCTGAAGGATTGTGCAATg gtaCAAGGCTAACTGTAACCAGGCTTGCTAATCATGTCATTGAAGctaagatcatttctggaaaaaatATTGGTAACTTATTTTATATTCCTAGAATGTCTCTATCCCCCTCACAATCCCCATGGCCGTTTAAGTTGGTAAGACGCCAGTTTCCAATTATTGTTTCCTTTGCCATGACTATTAACAAATCTCAAGGGCAATCACTTGATAATGTTGGTTTGTATTTGCCTAAAGAAGTTTTTAGTCATGGGCAATTATATGTGGCTATCTCAAGAGTCAAATCGAAAAAGGGTTTAAGGATTCTTATTCATGACAAAGATAAACAACCTATGAGCTCTACCACCAATGTTGTATTCAAAGAAGTGTTCCATAACATTTGA